A stretch of the Desulfatiglans sp. genome encodes the following:
- a CDS encoding 50S ribosomal protein L25 — MAQYQLAVKERDTKGKEAAKKMRQSMDIPGIFYGAKSEPIMVTFIDGELRKILKSAASKNIILNLQIQSAKGTDSKLVILKELQSDPLKERYIHADFCEISLDKELILNIPVILINTPAGVALGGVLQHVRRELTIKCLPDKVIEKIEIDVSGLGVGDSLHIRDVAFPEGITSTQEGHLTVAVVNAPAAAEKAAPGEEGEEAKAEEPEKK; from the coding sequence ATGGCACAATACCAGTTAGCTGTAAAGGAACGTGATACCAAGGGTAAAGAAGCAGCTAAAAAGATGAGACAAAGTATGGATATACCGGGCATTTTTTATGGCGCAAAAAGCGAACCCATTATGGTCACCTTTATAGATGGTGAGCTTCGCAAAATTTTAAAAAGTGCTGCAAGTAAAAATATTATTCTTAATCTCCAGATTCAGTCTGCAAAAGGTACCGATTCAAAGCTGGTAATCCTTAAAGAACTGCAATCCGATCCTCTCAAGGAGAGATATATCCATGCAGACTTTTGTGAGATTTCACTGGACAAGGAATTGATACTCAATATCCCGGTCATACTGATCAATACCCCTGCAGGTGTAGCTCTTGGTGGAGTTCTTCAGCATGTAAGACGTGAACTGACAATTAAGTGTCTTCCTGACAAGGTGATAGAAAAGATAGAGATAGACGTCTCAGGGCTTGGCGTTGGTGATTCACTGCATATCAGGGATGTTGCTTTCCCTGAAGGCATTACCTCTACACAGGAAGGCCACCTCACTGTAGCGGTTGTAAACGCCCCGGCAGCAGCAGAGAAGGCAGCGCCTGGTGAAGAAGGCGAAGAGGCAAAAGCAGAAGAACCAGAAAAAAAATAA
- a CDS encoding ribose-phosphate pyrophosphokinase, with protein MQIIMKVFGGTSNPVLTQEVCNYLGIEPGKITAKTFSDGETQIEIHENIRNRDVFVIQSTCTPVNDNLMQLLIIMDALKRASAKRITAVIPYYGYGRQDRKVKPRVPISAKLVADLITTAGADRVISLDLHAGQIQGYFNIPVDNLFAAPLLIKYMNNHFRDNLVIVSPDAGGVERARAFAKRLSASLAIIDKRRDAPNVSEAMNIIGEVDGKTAIILDDMVDTAGTLVQGAAALKKRGTKEIFACCTHPVLSGPSIERLENSDINQLVVTNTIPLSEASQKCSKIVALSVAELIGEAIRRIYYSHSVSTLFV; from the coding sequence TTGCAGATCATCATGAAGGTATTCGGCGGAACATCCAATCCGGTATTAACTCAGGAGGTATGTAATTACCTGGGCATAGAACCAGGGAAAATTACAGCAAAAACATTCAGTGACGGTGAAACACAGATTGAAATCCATGAAAACATCAGAAACAGGGATGTATTTGTGATTCAGTCAACCTGCACACCGGTGAACGATAACCTGATGCAGCTGCTTATAATCATGGATGCACTTAAAAGGGCTTCTGCAAAACGTATAACAGCAGTAATCCCCTATTATGGTTACGGACGACAGGACCGCAAGGTAAAGCCGAGGGTGCCCATATCTGCAAAACTTGTTGCGGACCTTATTACAACCGCAGGGGCAGACCGTGTCATATCCCTTGATCTCCATGCCGGGCAGATACAGGGCTACTTTAATATCCCTGTTGACAACCTCTTTGCAGCGCCGCTCCTTATTAAATATATGAATAATCATTTTCGTGACAATCTTGTTATCGTTTCACCGGATGCGGGGGGTGTGGAAAGAGCAAGGGCATTTGCAAAACGTCTCTCGGCTTCGCTTGCCATCATAGATAAAAGAAGAGATGCCCCGAATGTTTCAGAGGCAATGAATATAATAGGTGAGGTTGATGGCAAAACAGCCATTATTCTTGATGACATGGTCGACACCGCAGGCACACTTGTCCAAGGAGCGGCAGCACTTAAAAAAAGGGGGACAAAAGAGATATTTGCATGCTGTACACACCCTGTTCTTTCCGGGCCTTCAATAGAAAGGCTTGAAAATTCAGATATAAATCAGCTTGTGGTAACAAACACTATCCCACTGAGTGAGGCATCACAAAAGTGTTCAAAAATTGTGGCTCTCTCTGTAGCGGAATTGATAGGTGAGGCAATAAGAAGGATATATTATTCACATTCAGTAAGTACCCTGTTTGTATAG